The proteins below come from a single Aspergillus oryzae RIB40 DNA, chromosome 5 genomic window:
- a CDS encoding DEAD/DEAH box helicase (helicase-like transcription factor HLTF/DNA helicase RAD5, DEAD-box superfamily): MESGDINDRPLKRRRFFVDEEEDTKPSPIDSTAASLDASTPRSTHDDEPPVIQSHGVQLGDAAISVNGEGNGYIRDDDQQTTSYTSPQEREGEISGDTIGQGPTSTIQNGALPGIQEERVTTENVPAQEDTDGFDTEVFISIIGERLSSDTIRKIRSAAGGDLERAINVYFDGSWKSPSGSARNQTTLISQPTLSTRSTPVNQTSMFGNGPARKGSGAPADIAPRNTSQPSIRYVGAFGVGAWATRSGVGFIKHGDRVNIERARSQPVSKRGRGGRVFTNNRGDVLTRFTNQAGQEIGRLPQETAAWVSTLLDQKVCKLEGVCVFAPDRVRVNDTIYLQLWCYLRIEAFQSGMLDSSIDDNRSTNIFEEKESTEEKRLRLRQVALVKLFDEIGLQPTSANDMTLKHKKEGLLRAVEIAEQYDKNKKENKSNNDSSEDEESPELEEGQLDTLYKKAQTFDFSMPEADPPPTFSLSLRKYQKQALHWMLAKEKDNKSARGPSMNPLWEEYAWPAKDVEDNNLPTIEGLDHFYVNPYSGELSLDFPAQEQHCLGGILADEMGLGKTIEMLSLVHSHRNVPPGQAADGPSSVSGLARLPSSSSGVVPAPYTTLVVAPTSLLSQWESESLKASEPGSMKVLMYYGNEKYVNLRELCAAGNPTAPNVIVTSYGVILSEYRQMLSSATFSAAAPGGLFSVEFFRVILDEAHLIKNRLSKTARACYELKATHRWVLTGTPIVNRLEDLFSLVRFLKVEPWNNFSFWKTFITVPFESKDYVRALNVVQTVLEPLVLRRTKTMKTPEGEPLVPLPRRTITIEEVELPEQEREIYDYIYTRAKRTFNDNIEAGTLLKSFTTIFAQILRLRQTCCHPILTRNKTIVADEEDAAAAANDGNGFKDDMDLQELIDRFTTTTESADSNQGQESSNKFTTYALKQIQNESSGECPICSEEPMIDPAVTTCWHSACKKCLEDYIRHQQDKGDSPRCFSCRAPISSRDIFEVIRHQSPTTTPTENDLYSSTPPSSTQPAPRISLRRINPLSPSAHTSAKIHSLINHLHRVPSNTKSVVFSQFTSFLDLIAPQLDKAGITYVRLDGTMAQKARAEVLAQFNKTETFDQEEIEDAEREDDINSPFTRKPLPTRNGHASASPSPRVLLISLRAGGVGLNLTAASNVFMMDPWWSFAIEAQAIDRVHRMGQLRDVAVTRFVVKDSIEARMLRVQERKMNIAGSLGLRVGGDGNEDKKERIEDIKMLFE, encoded by the coding sequence ATGGAATCGGGGGATATTAACGACCGTCCCTTGAAAAGGAGACGTTTTTTcgtcgatgaagaggaggacaCCAAGCCTTCTCCCATTGACTCTACAGCTGCATCCCTCGACGCGTCTACTCCTCGTTCCACTCACGATGATGAACCACCGGTCATTCAATCCCATGGTGTACAGCTTGGGGATGCAGCAATTTCGGTAAACGGAGAGGGAAATGGGTATATACGAGACGATGATCAGCAGACCACGAGCTATACATCGCCACAAGAACGAGAAGGGGAAATCTCCGGAGATACTATAGGGCAAGGGCCAACTTCAACGATACAAAATGGTGCACTACCAGGAATTCAGGAGGAGCGAGTGACAACAGAAAACGTACCAGCACAAGAGGACACAGATGGATTTGACACGGAGGTCTTTATTAGTATCATCGGGGAGCGTCTCTCATCAGACACGATACGCAAGATTCGGAGTGCAGCTGGCGGTGATCTAGAGAGGGCGATTAACGTTTATTTCGATGGTTCATGGAAGTCACCCTCTGGTAGCGCAAGGAACCAAACCACGCTGATATCCCAACCAACGCTGTCCACACGGTCTACGCCTGTTAATCAGACATCTATGTTTGGGAATGGGCCAGCAAGGAAGGGGAGTGGTGCGCCGGCTGACATTGCACCCCGAAATACCTCCCAACCCTCGATCAGATACGTCGGTGCCTTCGGCGTAGGTGCCTGGGCGACTCGGAGTGGAGTGGGGTTCATCAAACATGGAGATCGTGTTAATATTGAGCGTGCAAGGTCGCAACCGGTTTCGAAGCGTGGCCGTGGAGGGAGGGTTTTCACAAATAACAGAGGTGACGTTCTAACCCGCTTCACCAATCAGGCTGGCCAGGAAATTGGAAGACTTCCTCAGGAGACCGCGGCATGGGTGTCCACTTTGCTTGACCAAAAAGTCTGTAAGCTCGAGGGAGTGTGTGTGTTCGCACCGGACAGAGTCCGCGTGAACGACACTATATACCTGCAGCTGTGGTGTTACTTACGTATAGAGGCGTTTCAATCCGGCATGCTCGATAGCTCAATCGATGATAATCGATCGACAAACATCttcgaagagaaagaaagtacCGAAGAGAAGCGGTTACGACTTCGCCAGGTCGCTCTGGTGAAGCTCTTCGATGAAATCGGTCTGCAACCGACCTCAGCAAACGACATGACGCTGAAACATAAGAAGGAAGGCTTGCTGCGTGCAGTGGAGATAGCGGAACAGTAcgataaaaataaaaaggaaaacaaatcCAATAACGACTCatctgaagatgaagagtcCCCGGAACTAGAGGAAGGTCAACTTGATACTCTATACAAGAAGGCCCAGACTTTCGACTTCAGTATGCCGGAGGCAGACCCTCCGCCGACATTCTCGTTGAGCCTCCGAAAGTATCAGAAGCAAGCCCTCCACTGGATGTTAGCCAAGGAGAAAGATAACAAGTCCGCTAGAGGTCCATCAATGAACCCGCTGTGGGAAGAGTATGCGTGGCCAGCTAAAGATGTTGAGGATAACAACCTTCCGACTATTGAGGGCCTTGATCACTTCTACGTCAACCCGTATTCCGGAGAGCTTAGTCTCGACTTCCCCGCACAAGAACAGCACTGtcttggaggcatcttggCTGATGAAATGGGCTTGGGTAAAACTATCGAGATGCTTAGTCTTGTTCACTCGCATAGAAACGTACCTCCCGGCCAAGCAGCAGATGGCCCAAGCTCTGTTTCCGGTCTAGCAAGGctaccttcctcatcctctggcGTGGTGCCTGCTCCTTACACTACTCTTGTTGTTGCTcccacttctcttctttcgcagTGGGAGAGTGAATCCCTTAAGGCCTCTGAACCAGGTTCCATGAAGGTCCTAATGTACTACGGTAATGAGAAGTATGTGAACCTCAGAGAGTTGTGCGCAGCAGGTAACCCTACTGCTCCCAATGTAATAGTCACGAGTTACGGAGTTATCCTTTCAGAATATCGACAGATGTTGTCGTCAGCAACATTTTCAGCTGCTGCCCCAGGTGGTCTGTTCTCGGTAGAATTCTTCCGTGTCATTCTTGATGAAGCACACCTTATCAAGAATAGACTGTCGAAGACGGCAAGAGCTTGTTACGAGCTTAAAGCGACTCACCGATGGGTCCTGACGGGGACACCTATCGTTAATCgcttggaggatttgttCAGCTTAGTACGGTTTCTCAAGGTTGAGCCATGGAATAATTTCTCCTTCTGGAAAACCTTTATTACTGTGCCTTTCGAGTCGAAGGACTACGTACGGGCTCTCAATGTGGTACAAACTGTTCTTGAGCCTCTAGTCCTCCGACGCACCAAGACGATGAAAACCCCAGAAGGGGAACCTTTAGTACCATTGCCACGTCGGACCATTACAATCGAAGAGGTCGAACTCCCggagcaagaaagagagattTATGATTATATCTATACCCGAGCCAAACGTACATTCAACGACAACATCGAGGCAGGTACCTTGCTGAAGTCCTTCACGACAATCTTCGCTCAGATTCTCCGTCTACGCCAAACATGCTGCCATCCAATTCTAACCCGCAACAAGACCATCGTagcagacgaagaagatgcagcggCGGCAGCCAACGATGGCAACGGGTTCAAGGACGACATGGACCTACAGGAGCTTATAGACCGGttcacaacaacaacagaatCAGCAGACTCCaaccaaggccaagaatcTTCCAACAAATTCACCACCTACGCATTAAAACAGATTCAGAACGAATCTAGCGGCGAATGTCCCATCTGCTCGGAGGAACCTATGATCGACCCAGCAGTAACCACCTGCTGGCACAGCGCATGCAAAAAATGCCTAGAGGACTATATACGCCACCAACAAGACAAGGGCGACTCTCCCCGATGTTTCTCATGCCGGGCCCCAATAAGCAGCAGAGATATCTTCGAAGTCATCCGCCATCAATCCCCAACCACCACGCCCACAGAAAACGATCTATACAGCAGCACGCCTCCATCCAGCACTCAACCCGCACCCCGAATCTCCCTCCGCCGAATAAACCCCCTCTCCCCTTCCGCCCACACATCCGCCAAAATCCACTCcctcatcaaccacctccACCGCGTGCCCTCAAACACCAAATCCGTCGTCTTCTCCCAATTCACCAGCTTCCTCGACCTAATCGCCCCCCAACTGGATAAAGCGGGAATCACCTACGTCCGTCTCGACGGAACAATGGCCCAAAAAGCCCGAGCCGAAGTGCTCGCCCAGTTCAACAAAACAGAAACCTTcgaccaagaagaaatcgaagacgCAGAGCGAGAAGACGACATCAATAGCCCCTTTACCAGAAAACCACTACCAACTAGGAATGGCCACGCATCAGCGAGCCCCAGTCCCAGGGTTCTTCTTATCAGTCTTCGGGCCGGTGGCGTGGGGCTTAACCTCACGGCTGCTAGTAATGTGTTCATGATGGATCCGTGGTGGAGTTTCGCCATCGAGGCCCAGGCTATTGATCGCGTTCATCGTATGGGTCAATTGAGGGATGTGGCTGTTACGCGATTTGTTGTTAAGGATTCGATCGAGGCGAGGATGTTACGGGTACAGGAGCGGAAGATGAATATTGCTGGGTCGCTAGGGTTgagagttggaggagatggaaatgaggataagaaggagaggatcgaGGATATTAAGATGCTGTTTGAGTAG